The Leptidea sinapis chromosome 33, ilLepSina1.1, whole genome shotgun sequence genome includes the window ATTGATTGACAGCAACTTTTGGAGTCTGAAAgaataatagaattgttcatgccatgagacttaacaaacaaaatagcttcaactattttgtttgttaagtATGGCAATTGATTCCCCAGTGAAAACAGAAGTGATAGATGGGCAGCTGTAACTGAGTATAATTCTTGTTGAAGGAATCCATGCTGCAGCACAAACCGGACTCATGTGTGTTTTTGAAGCATCAGTGTAGATTTTATGCATGTATCAGACTACATTATctgagaaaaagttttattggcTTCTATGGAAATTTATCTATgcctaagtttaaaattacagaTGATTGGAAAGTGAGTGCATTACAAGGCATCGTAAATAGAGGCAATTTAGAATATTGGAAGAGGGGGTTAGAGAGGTGGGAGAATAGTAAGTAACTGTGGAGAATGCAAGGTCTTTTGTCTTcagaaatactattattattgtacaaaGCAAATAGTTGGTCAAATTTTTGAAGCAAGGGATGCCAACAACattgagaaaaaaattattagcaaGAAATTGACGGCGAAGTGAAAGGGGAGGTTCCATACACTCTACTTGAATGGCATTAATGGATTTCATGGCTCCTAatattatgtgtaagcatttagCCTGAAACTTTGTCCATTTTATTCAGACCTGCTTTATTTCCTGGGATCAAGAACATAGTGCCGTAATCCATGTGGCTGTGAATGATTgcattgtacaataatttttgggTAAAGGGGTGAGCTCCCCAACAGACACAAGATACAGAGCGCAGGATATTAATGTAATTCTCACATTTCTGTGACACATAATCAAAATACTTTATGCCTGATAATTTTTGATCTAACCGAACCCCCAGAAACTTAACATTGGTAGCAATTGTCTCCCGCCGCCATGTCAGTGCTCATGTAGTGTATTATTTACATGTTTCACCCACCCGTTTTGAGGTTAGAATTTTATtggttattttcttgaaaactgtgcagtaccttgtaataagagtggcaGTATTgtaatcgtggaccaaagctctagCAACTACATCTTTTTTTAGCTTTAAATTCGTGCTAAGAGCTAAGTCTGTAAGCTGAGCTAAGTTTGGTAAAATTAAATGAGTCACCTAATATAGACGCGACGATGTACCAGTACTTGTTCCTCTCAGCATGAGCCCTTTCCCGCTCGTGGCCCAACTTCACAGCGGCGGACATCGTCGCGAATAGCTCCCTCTCTTCTCTCTCTGCTTTTGAGAAGAGGCTGCGTATCGCTCGCTCTTGTATTATCAGCTGtgaaaaatatactatatatgcACCATATTATGCATATCAAATGAAAGGTTTTGCTGAGAAGAcgacaaaaaacaataaaaaactaaCTTTCTACCAAAGTTTTTAGAAGGTAGAACACacaaaatgtttttgaagttgtacTGTGTCTAAGTGTCTTTGGGCGTGTTATGAAAacatgatgagagtgaaattttaagatgtgcatcACTGTAACAAAAATGTAACAGGTTGAAGGTGGTTCCTAAAATTAACTGATGTTTGCATcatccattatttttttttggtttcttcatccattGTTAGGGCAGGCAAAGGGATCAAGCCCATAAGCCATTCTTTCTAAGATTTctacaaaattgttctaaaaatgtagaatagcatgaggaataaatctttttaatgatttttgctttgttaggccaaagaagtttatcttcttgtgtgcatacataagtacacagaCACTTTAAAATTCCTGCCTACCATAGAATATTAATAGCACTACTATATAGAAGGATCACTCCCAAACAAAGGCACAAGTTTAGGTATAGAATATTTCCTACTGTCACAACACTTACgtaaaattaaatcttatattgTGACTTGAGTGTTCACATTCTCTTGGACCTAAGCAGCTTCCAAATCAGTTTGCCCTAGCCGCTGATATAGAAAGGTTGGATGgtaaaatttaaacataaatctaattcacaaataaaatttttaaaaactaaattttatgaactatgaggaattcgaacccacgacctctggcgttctgtgccggtgctctgaccaactgagctaaccgtttgagtaccgcctcgttataaaattctgtttgcttggtcaatttcctaatacgtaaatattggggttgagcaggttatcaactgtaaagtagatcctgttgatgaagtcacaacctgagagttgaacaaagcaaacagaattttataacgaagctgtactcgaacggttagctcagttggtcagagtaccggcacggaacgccggaggtcgtgggttcgaatcccgcatctcTCAATAAATTtagtgtttttcaaattttatttgtgtattaatcctagaagtgaggagtatcactttaaaaaaaaataacatattgtttacagAAATCGAATTGTATATATAAGTAATGTgtgtataaattcaataaacaatctttaattttatcttttatgATTTACTTTTGATGTTTTAAtcaaacagttaaaattataaatatattatatataccttaTGTTCCTCTGTACATAAATGAAGATATTTGTCATCGCCTTTCATAGTGTTCTGCATTTCTGCATGCAGTTCTTTAAGCCTGGACTCAATTGTTGCCAACTCCCGCCCGAGTTCACGCCTTCTATCCTGAGCACCCACAAACCTGTCCTGAACTGTTTATATTAGCATATTTGTGACAAGGCTTAGAAAATCTAATGAAACCAATCTAAAAGTGGGTGGAAAAGCATCTTTACAACCTATCATAAGTCATGGATCTGTAAAGATCAGAAGCTGCGCTAATATTAAGAGATGGGTAACTTTTTACTGTAAAAGCTGGGAGTTTTGTATatgttcttctccccatgtgaAAGCCCCTTTACAAACTGATATAGCTTCACaatgtttaccaagtgttgttgcaatatgttatgttattatcactccctatggtaattAGAGGGGAATAAACAAGCAAATGGGTCACccaatgttaagtgatcaacaccACCTACAATCTTCTACAACACAAGAGGATTCAAAGGAGTTTTGCCAGTCTTTTTTTACTCATAAGTATAGATTAAACAGTATCAGATGGAAATGGGTTCAGGCCACATTTCACTTTATGCAGATAATAGGTGGATAATTCGGGCATCTAGCATGGACCTGTTGACAAAAGGTGTCAAGGTAGACCCAAAAGATAATGGAAAGATGATATTGTGGTTGTTGCTGGAAATAACTGGCTTGAGGGAACAGGTGACGGAGAGAAATGGAGGAGGCTTTCACCCAGTAAGGTTCTAGGattccatagaaaaaaaaaagggtTTTCTCTTAAATCTTCATTAATTCAaagcttcattattattataagtataggaTGAACAGTTTTGGTTGTGCTATTGCTACCTTCAATCAGGTGTCCCTCTGATTGAAGGCAACTATAgtgtattcaaatttaaatgtttccaCTCACACAGTTGAGTtcaaatatgaggaaaatagCATGTGAATACCCATTCTATCTCATTTGAATGGGTAATAGTAAATAATCGAGTTAAGAGTATTGGTGACATACAAAGCAACATGGAAGTCTCATATCACATTATATTTGTAGCAGCAGTACAGATAATTAACCTATTTATAAGATTTTCTGTTacatattattaacttaaagtgtcattatttattttttgttttattgcatCATACATAAGAATCAAAAATAAAGTCAAACTATGTACTGCGTACTCTGATGATGATCAATCTAAGTCTGTGATAAAGAAGCTAACAGATGTTTTACTAACCTGAGCTTCCACAACAGTGTTTTGTATAGCCATTATCTCTTCAATACCTGTAAACTTCTCATATTTGGAGACTAATTCCTTCACTTTGGTCGTGATACTTTCATGCTTAAATTTTTCAGCAATCTCGGATACTTTATTAGCCGGCACATATTTGGTTAGGAGTTGATCCACCTTTTCTCTACTACTTGCATTTAATTGTGATATATGAATTTTGTCTTTCACCTGTTGGGCTATTTTCCGGAGGCGCTCAGCCATGATGTCATATTTTCAGTCGATGTATTATGTATCTATAGTTTTCAGTCTATTTGAAACGATTGAAATACATTGCAAATTGCGGATTCATCTTAACTTTcggataaaaattaaaaataacgtaatgTCAATTGTCAAAGTCATGCTAGAAATTAGAAATTTGacgttatcttaattttttttattgcttgaGATGGATGGACTGACAAGACAGGACTGGAATAATTTATTAGCAActcgattaaaataaaatctacctAACCAAAGTAGGTACAAAGTGGAAGAAATTAAAcgactaaatattatattagccACTCAAAGAAAGTCTTGTATGCATTCATTAGGCATTCTCGATTCGAGTCGAATCTAATAGAATTATCTCGTTGTTTATAATGCAGTAAAAAT containing:
- the LOC126974730 gene encoding mitochondrial potassium channel-like, which produces MAERLRKIAQQVKDKIHISQLNASSREKVDQLLTKYVPANKVSEIAEKFKHESITTKVKELVSKYEKFTGIEEIMAIQNTVVEAQDRFVGAQDRRRELGRELATIESRLKELHAEMQNTMKGDDKYLHLCTEEHKLIIQERAIRSLFSKAEREERELFATMSAAVKLGHERERAHAERNKYWYIVASILGTVLGIAGSTINNRLKMAEFREMMEQQMARSASVLYSIAGGGNTNSVDITAAMKTEYAYQEQLASNLSLMQENINNLVSKQSCLIEHIHHQEHAIATQIRDLKKLIAASAQSSANSDAELAKALSDVHHELDEEQKHWEINQIPTHPANQIVTYVGILLCVSFILGNIIGKVS